A single Leptospira barantonii DNA region contains:
- a CDS encoding MarR family winged helix-turn-helix transcriptional regulator, whose amino-acid sequence MSEFQIENTLGYRVNRCGIAMRQDLRRRFNEQGHSITPEEWIILNRLWENDGLTQNEISQKTIKDKTTVTRFLSKMEEDGLIQRKSSTEDKRVNHVHLSAKGKKLKDRLIPIAKELMSNAAKGISPEHLRITLETLKQIETNLSNLDSFQE is encoded by the coding sequence ATGAGCGAGTTCCAAATAGAAAACACTTTGGGATATAGAGTCAATCGTTGTGGAATCGCGATGAGACAGGATTTACGACGTCGGTTTAACGAACAAGGTCATTCGATCACACCGGAAGAATGGATCATATTAAACCGACTTTGGGAAAACGACGGCCTCACCCAAAACGAAATATCGCAAAAGACGATCAAAGACAAAACGACAGTGACCCGTTTTTTGAGTAAGATGGAAGAGGACGGATTGATTCAAAGAAAATCTTCGACGGAAGACAAACGAGTCAATCACGTACATCTTTCCGCAAAAGGAAAAAAGCTGAAAGATCGGTTGATCCCGATCGCAAAAGAACTGATGTCGAATGCGGCGAAAGGAATTTCACCCGAACATCTACGAATCACTCTCGAGACATTGAAGCAAATCGAAACAAATCTATCCAACCTCGATTCTTTCCAAGAATGA
- a CDS encoding response regulator produces the protein MKPAVTKIFLVDDHAILREGLKMILSGQTGFEICGESGDAEKALDQIGKLNPDLVITDISMPGLSGIDLVKNLRKYYPTIRTIILSRHDNKEYVQKLLELGINGYVLKDDAGNDLLRAIEAVHKGETYLSPGITAHFLSGFVGGKPGEENQDAKKAFSVLSDREREILKLVAEGNSNESIGKILRISPATVKVHRANIMKKLDLHKVADLVMYAIRAGLIES, from the coding sequence ATGAAACCTGCTGTGACGAAAATATTCTTAGTTGATGACCACGCCATTCTTAGAGAAGGGCTTAAGATGATTTTATCCGGACAAACCGGTTTTGAAATTTGCGGAGAATCGGGAGACGCGGAAAAGGCGCTCGATCAAATCGGCAAACTGAATCCCGACTTGGTGATCACCGATATTTCCATGCCGGGTCTGAGTGGAATCGATCTCGTAAAAAATCTGAGAAAGTATTATCCGACCATTCGCACCATCATTCTTTCCCGTCACGACAACAAAGAATACGTTCAGAAACTATTGGAACTCGGGATCAACGGTTATGTTTTGAAAGACGACGCGGGCAACGATCTACTGCGTGCGATCGAAGCGGTTCACAAAGGGGAAACGTATTTGAGTCCGGGCATCACGGCTCATTTCTTATCCGGCTTTGTGGGTGGTAAACCGGGAGAAGAAAATCAAGACGCTAAAAAAGCGTTCTCCGTTCTTTCGGATCGCGAACGGGAAATTTTAAAACTCGTAGCGGAAGGAAATTCAAACGAATCGATCGGAAAGATCCTGAGAATTTCTCCGGCAACCGTTAAGGTTCACCGTGCGAATATCATGAAAAAATTGGATCTTCATAAGGTAGCCGATCTTGTGATGTATGCGATTCGCGCGGGCCTGATCGAATCCTAA